The following are encoded together in the Populus trichocarpa isolate Nisqually-1 chromosome 5, P.trichocarpa_v4.1, whole genome shotgun sequence genome:
- the LOC7489769 gene encoding transcription factor bHLH74 isoform X2, translating into MDGSGDNNGDLGYQNRVESVMKCPSSGMNTNPFYVSAWDPVVSLSQLGNFGGSSTGSQSEFSNSPFPIVMENPGISNTCHLVHYPSDSGFVELVPKFPGFGSGNFSEMVGSVGLTECGQIVNAGCPPNYKEANNESTAHGAQREEDQQLSEETTIGALPNGKRRRLVAESNSPFDPNKNAEGEFQKDPSGESSDIAKELDEKKQKIEQNCSANLRGKQVAKQAKDNPQSGEAPKDDYIHVRARRGQATNSHSLAERVRREKISERMRMLQELVPGCNKITGKAVMLDEIINYVQSLQQQVEFLSMKLATVNPELYNDVEKIQSKDILHSRGGNAAILGFSPGINSHQYSHGIFQPGIPVILNSNPQFSPAHHAVLDNELQSFFQMGFDSSSAVDSLGPNGHLKPEL; encoded by the exons ATGGATGGTAGCGGTGATAACAATGGTGATTTGGGATATCAAAATAGAGTTGAGAGTGTTATGAAATGTCCATCTTCAGGAATGAACACTAACCCCTTCTATGTTTCTGCTTGGGATCCAGTTGTTTCACTTAGCCAGCTTGGGAATTTTGGTGGTTCATCAACAGGGTCTCAAAGTGAATTTTCCAATTCTCCTTTCCCAATTGTAATGGAAAACCCAGGAATTAGTAACACCTGCCACCTTGTTCATTACCCATCTGATTCAGGCTTTGTTGAGCTGGTGCCAAAGTTTCCTGGCTTTGGAAGTGGGAATTTCTCAGAAATGGTTGGCTCTGTTGGCCTAACTGAGTGTGGCCAGATTGTTAATGCTGGGTGCCCTCCAAATTACAAGGAGGCAAACAATGAGAGCACTGCACATGGTGCACAACGTGAGGAAGATCAGCAATTATCCGAAGAGACAACTATAGGAGCCTTACCAAATGgaaagagaagaagactagTGGCCGAGTCCAATTCTCCTTTTGATCCAAACAAG AATGCTGAAGGAGAGTTTCAAAAGGATCCTTCTGGAGAGAGTTCTGATATTGCAAAAGAACTGGatgagaagaaacaaaaaattgaacaaaactgTAGTGCTAATTTGCGTGGCAAACAGGTAGCTAAACAAGCTAAAGACAATCCTCAAAGTGGGGAAGCTCCTAAAGATGATTACATTCACGTAAGAGCCAGAAGGGGTCAAGCTACCAATAGCCACAGCCTTGCAGAGAGG gtgagaagagaaaagattAGTGAGCGGATGAGAATGCTACAAGAACTTGTTCCAGGATGCAATAAG ATTACTGGCAAGGCGGTGATGCTTGATGAGATCATCAACTATGTGCAATCACTGCAACAGCAGGTTGAG TTTTTGTCAATGAAACTAGCAACTGTAAATCCAGAACTGTACAATGATGTTGAGAAGATTCAATCTAAAGAT ATCCTTCATTCACGTGGTGGCAATGCAGCTATTCTAGGATTCAGTCCTGGGATAAATTCGCACCAGTATTCACATGGGATTTTTCAACCTGGCATACCAGTCATTCTAAATTCCAATCCACAATTTTCTCCAGCACATCAT GCTGTATTAGATAACGAGCTCCAGAGCTTTTTCCAAATGGGATTTGATTCCAGTTCAGCTGTTGACAGTTTAGGACCAAATG GGCATTTGAAACCAGAGCTCTGA
- the LOC7489769 gene encoding transcription factor bHLH74 isoform X3 produces the protein MDGSGDNNGDLGYQNRVESVMKCPSSGMNTNPFYVSAWDPVVSLSQLGNFGGSSTGSQSEFSNSPFPIVMENPGISNTCHLVHYPSDSGFVELVPKFPGFGSGNFSEMVGSVGLTECGQIVNAGCPPNYKEANNESTAHGAQREEDQQLSEETTIGALPNGKRRRLVAESNSPFDPNKNAEGEFQKDPSGESSDIAKELDEKKQKIEQNCSANLRGKQVAKQAKDNPQSGEAPKDDYIHVRARRGQATNSHSLAERVRREKISERMRMLQELVPGCNKITGKAVMLDEIINYVQSLQQQVEFLSMKLATVNPELYNDVEKIQSKDILHSRGGNAAILGFSPGINSHQYSHGIFQPGIPVILNSNPQFSPAHHAVLDNELQSFFQMGFDSSSAVDSLGPNEL, from the exons ATGGATGGTAGCGGTGATAACAATGGTGATTTGGGATATCAAAATAGAGTTGAGAGTGTTATGAAATGTCCATCTTCAGGAATGAACACTAACCCCTTCTATGTTTCTGCTTGGGATCCAGTTGTTTCACTTAGCCAGCTTGGGAATTTTGGTGGTTCATCAACAGGGTCTCAAAGTGAATTTTCCAATTCTCCTTTCCCAATTGTAATGGAAAACCCAGGAATTAGTAACACCTGCCACCTTGTTCATTACCCATCTGATTCAGGCTTTGTTGAGCTGGTGCCAAAGTTTCCTGGCTTTGGAAGTGGGAATTTCTCAGAAATGGTTGGCTCTGTTGGCCTAACTGAGTGTGGCCAGATTGTTAATGCTGGGTGCCCTCCAAATTACAAGGAGGCAAACAATGAGAGCACTGCACATGGTGCACAACGTGAGGAAGATCAGCAATTATCCGAAGAGACAACTATAGGAGCCTTACCAAATGgaaagagaagaagactagTGGCCGAGTCCAATTCTCCTTTTGATCCAAACAAG AATGCTGAAGGAGAGTTTCAAAAGGATCCTTCTGGAGAGAGTTCTGATATTGCAAAAGAACTGGatgagaagaaacaaaaaattgaacaaaactgTAGTGCTAATTTGCGTGGCAAACAGGTAGCTAAACAAGCTAAAGACAATCCTCAAAGTGGGGAAGCTCCTAAAGATGATTACATTCACGTAAGAGCCAGAAGGGGTCAAGCTACCAATAGCCACAGCCTTGCAGAGAGG gtgagaagagaaaagattAGTGAGCGGATGAGAATGCTACAAGAACTTGTTCCAGGATGCAATAAG ATTACTGGCAAGGCGGTGATGCTTGATGAGATCATCAACTATGTGCAATCACTGCAACAGCAGGTTGAG TTTTTGTCAATGAAACTAGCAACTGTAAATCCAGAACTGTACAATGATGTTGAGAAGATTCAATCTAAAGAT ATCCTTCATTCACGTGGTGGCAATGCAGCTATTCTAGGATTCAGTCCTGGGATAAATTCGCACCAGTATTCACATGGGATTTTTCAACCTGGCATACCAGTCATTCTAAATTCCAATCCACAATTTTCTCCAGCACATCAT GCTGTATTAGATAACGAGCTCCAGAGCTTTTTCCAAATGGGATTTGATTCCAGTTCAGCTGTTGACAGTTTAGGACCAAATG AGCTCTGA
- the LOC7489769 gene encoding transcription factor bHLH74 isoform X1 — translation MDGSGDNNGDLGYQNRVESVMKCPSSGMNTNPFYVSAWDPVVSLSQLGNFGGSSTGSQSEFSNSPFPIVMENPGISNTCHLVHYPSDSGFVELVPKFPGFGSGNFSEMVGSVGLTECGQIVNAGCPPNYKEANNESTAHGAQREEDQQLSEETTIGALPNGKRRRLVAESNSPFDPNKNAEGEFQKDPSGESSDIAKELDEKKQKIEQNCSANLRGKQVAKQAKDNPQSGEAPKDDYIHVRARRGQATNSHSLAERVRREKISERMRMLQELVPGCNKITGKAVMLDEIINYVQSLQQQVEFLSMKLATVNPELYNDVEKIQSKDILHSRGGNAAILGFSPGINSHQYSHGIFQPGIPVILNSNPQFSPAHHAVLDNELQSFFQMGFDSSSAVDSLGPNAGHLKPEL, via the exons ATGGATGGTAGCGGTGATAACAATGGTGATTTGGGATATCAAAATAGAGTTGAGAGTGTTATGAAATGTCCATCTTCAGGAATGAACACTAACCCCTTCTATGTTTCTGCTTGGGATCCAGTTGTTTCACTTAGCCAGCTTGGGAATTTTGGTGGTTCATCAACAGGGTCTCAAAGTGAATTTTCCAATTCTCCTTTCCCAATTGTAATGGAAAACCCAGGAATTAGTAACACCTGCCACCTTGTTCATTACCCATCTGATTCAGGCTTTGTTGAGCTGGTGCCAAAGTTTCCTGGCTTTGGAAGTGGGAATTTCTCAGAAATGGTTGGCTCTGTTGGCCTAACTGAGTGTGGCCAGATTGTTAATGCTGGGTGCCCTCCAAATTACAAGGAGGCAAACAATGAGAGCACTGCACATGGTGCACAACGTGAGGAAGATCAGCAATTATCCGAAGAGACAACTATAGGAGCCTTACCAAATGgaaagagaagaagactagTGGCCGAGTCCAATTCTCCTTTTGATCCAAACAAG AATGCTGAAGGAGAGTTTCAAAAGGATCCTTCTGGAGAGAGTTCTGATATTGCAAAAGAACTGGatgagaagaaacaaaaaattgaacaaaactgTAGTGCTAATTTGCGTGGCAAACAGGTAGCTAAACAAGCTAAAGACAATCCTCAAAGTGGGGAAGCTCCTAAAGATGATTACATTCACGTAAGAGCCAGAAGGGGTCAAGCTACCAATAGCCACAGCCTTGCAGAGAGG gtgagaagagaaaagattAGTGAGCGGATGAGAATGCTACAAGAACTTGTTCCAGGATGCAATAAG ATTACTGGCAAGGCGGTGATGCTTGATGAGATCATCAACTATGTGCAATCACTGCAACAGCAGGTTGAG TTTTTGTCAATGAAACTAGCAACTGTAAATCCAGAACTGTACAATGATGTTGAGAAGATTCAATCTAAAGAT ATCCTTCATTCACGTGGTGGCAATGCAGCTATTCTAGGATTCAGTCCTGGGATAAATTCGCACCAGTATTCACATGGGATTTTTCAACCTGGCATACCAGTCATTCTAAATTCCAATCCACAATTTTCTCCAGCACATCAT GCTGTATTAGATAACGAGCTCCAGAGCTTTTTCCAAATGGGATTTGATTCCAGTTCAGCTGTTGACAGTTTAGGACCAAATG CAGGGCATTTGAAACCAGAGCTCTGA
- the LOC7489770 gene encoding uncharacterized protein LOC7489770 isoform X1, with product MGGEKINQSKDNPWPSSTNMPPPPPYQGKSEDMKLWGVVIFGLIGATATTYAVRQLRRTVDELYAELSRSQSMWKGGSGTSKSFRTYFQEEAWKNYNRRMQEAHEEEMERVERIRRMQSVFNRERNKFKRDYERWRENGPGADHQHFQRDDWYWKTDSAFRDQRTNFRRTPRDSGSYPLSHHYSVLGLDRSRTAPYTEAEIKTAFRTKAKEFHPDQNQDNKEASEAKFKEVMISYEAIKQERKNTKF from the exons ATGGGAGGCGAGAAGATTAATCAGAGTAAGGATAATCCCTGGCCGTCGTCTACAAACATGCCACCGCCACCACCCTATCAAGGAAAATCCGAAGACATGAAGCTTTGGGGAGTTGTCATCTTCGGCCTGATTGGGGCCACTGCCACCACTTACGCT GTCAGGCAGCTGCGGCGGACTGTGGATGAGCTGTATGCAGAG TTAAGCAGGTCTCAATCAATGTGGAAAGGAGGATCTGGAACTAGCAAGTCATTCCGGACATATTTTCAGGAGGAAGCGTGGAAAAATTATAATCGTCGAATGCAGGAAGCACATGAAGAGGAAATGGAGAGAGTG GAGCGTATAAGGCGTATGCAAAGCGTGTTTAACCGTGAAAGAAACAAGTTCAAAAGAGACTACGAGAGGTGGAGGGAAAATGGTCCGGGTGCAGATCATCAACATTTTCAGCGTGATGATTGGTATTGGAAGACTGATTCAGCTTTCAGAGACCAGAGGACTAACTTCAGGAGAACTCCAAGGGACAGTGGAAGCTATCCATTATCACATCACTACTCAGTTTTGGGACTTGACAG GTCTAGAACAGCACCATATACTGAAGCTGAGATTAAG ACAGCATTCAGAACCAAGGCAAAGGAGTTTCACCCAGATCAGAACCAAGATAATAAAG AGGCTTCCGAGGCAAAGTTCAAAGAGGTGATGATATCCTACGAGGCCAttaagcaagaaagaaagaacactAAATTTTAA
- the LOC7489770 gene encoding uncharacterized protein LOC7489770 isoform X2, which translates to MGGEKINQSKDNPWPSSTNMPPPPPYQGKSEDMKLWGVVIFGLIGATATTYALSRSQSMWKGGSGTSKSFRTYFQEEAWKNYNRRMQEAHEEEMERVERIRRMQSVFNRERNKFKRDYERWRENGPGADHQHFQRDDWYWKTDSAFRDQRTNFRRTPRDSGSYPLSHHYSVLGLDRSRTAPYTEAEIKTAFRTKAKEFHPDQNQDNKEASEAKFKEVMISYEAIKQERKNTKF; encoded by the exons ATGGGAGGCGAGAAGATTAATCAGAGTAAGGATAATCCCTGGCCGTCGTCTACAAACATGCCACCGCCACCACCCTATCAAGGAAAATCCGAAGACATGAAGCTTTGGGGAGTTGTCATCTTCGGCCTGATTGGGGCCACTGCCACCACTTACGCT TTAAGCAGGTCTCAATCAATGTGGAAAGGAGGATCTGGAACTAGCAAGTCATTCCGGACATATTTTCAGGAGGAAGCGTGGAAAAATTATAATCGTCGAATGCAGGAAGCACATGAAGAGGAAATGGAGAGAGTG GAGCGTATAAGGCGTATGCAAAGCGTGTTTAACCGTGAAAGAAACAAGTTCAAAAGAGACTACGAGAGGTGGAGGGAAAATGGTCCGGGTGCAGATCATCAACATTTTCAGCGTGATGATTGGTATTGGAAGACTGATTCAGCTTTCAGAGACCAGAGGACTAACTTCAGGAGAACTCCAAGGGACAGTGGAAGCTATCCATTATCACATCACTACTCAGTTTTGGGACTTGACAG GTCTAGAACAGCACCATATACTGAAGCTGAGATTAAG ACAGCATTCAGAACCAAGGCAAAGGAGTTTCACCCAGATCAGAACCAAGATAATAAAG AGGCTTCCGAGGCAAAGTTCAAAGAGGTGATGATATCCTACGAGGCCAttaagcaagaaagaaagaacactAAATTTTAA